A single Anatilimnocola floriformis DNA region contains:
- a CDS encoding metallophosphoesterase family protein, translating to MRFLHAADVHLDSPLRGLDRYEGAPVELLRDATRQSLEKLVTLAKTERVDFVILAGDLYDGDWQDYNTGVFFVQRMRDLERAGIPVYLIRGNHDAESRITSQLTLPPNVHSFSTEQPETKTLDHLRVALHGQGFARQAEPRNLAASYPPPLANHFNIGVLHTSLDGRAEHACYAPCTVADLVARDYDYWALGHVHQRETVSAARPRIEFPGNTQGRHAREPGAKGCLLVTTSGQQVTTEFRPLDVIRWQVVPVNAAEVENFNDLLEQIQSALTTAVDDAEGRLLAARLEITCPDAVRLSAAADLPKLRAELVARFEKEVWVEKIHWPQFRQTTTATPALSDDATSELRAVLTELQTDLAETQKKITTGECEKLFRNLPAELRSLLPDGLPEIIARAEVLLQTAGQETPA from the coding sequence ATGCGTTTTCTCCATGCCGCCGACGTTCATCTCGATAGCCCGTTGCGCGGGCTCGATCGGTATGAAGGTGCGCCGGTGGAGCTGCTCCGCGATGCCACTCGGCAGTCGCTCGAAAAACTCGTGACCCTGGCCAAGACCGAGCGAGTCGATTTCGTCATCCTCGCCGGCGACCTGTACGACGGCGATTGGCAGGACTACAACACCGGCGTCTTTTTCGTGCAGCGGATGCGAGACCTCGAGCGGGCCGGCATTCCCGTCTATCTGATTCGTGGCAATCACGACGCCGAGAGTCGAATCACGTCGCAACTCACGCTGCCGCCGAACGTCCATTCGTTCAGCACCGAGCAGCCCGAAACCAAAACGCTCGACCATCTCCGCGTCGCCCTCCACGGCCAGGGCTTTGCCCGTCAGGCCGAGCCGCGGAACCTCGCGGCCAGTTATCCGCCGCCACTGGCGAATCATTTCAACATCGGCGTGCTCCACACGTCGCTCGATGGCCGCGCCGAGCACGCCTGCTATGCTCCCTGCACGGTCGCTGATCTGGTCGCCCGCGATTACGACTACTGGGCGCTCGGCCATGTTCATCAGCGCGAAACCGTTTCCGCCGCCCGGCCGCGCATCGAGTTCCCCGGCAACACGCAAGGCCGACACGCTCGCGAGCCCGGTGCAAAAGGTTGCCTCCTCGTCACGACCAGCGGCCAGCAAGTGACCACCGAGTTCCGCCCGCTCGACGTCATCCGCTGGCAAGTCGTTCCGGTGAATGCTGCCGAAGTCGAAAACTTCAACGATCTGCTGGAGCAAATTCAATCGGCCCTCACCACCGCCGTCGACGATGCCGAAGGACGCTTGCTCGCGGCTCGCTTGGAAATCACTTGTCCCGACGCCGTGCGACTTTCTGCCGCCGCCGATCTGCCGAAGTTGCGGGCTGAACTCGTCGCGCGGTTTGAGAAAGAAGTCTGGGTCGAAAAAATCCATTGGCCGCAGTTCCGTCAGACCACAACGGCCACTCCAGCATTGAGTGACGATGCAACGTCTGAGTTGCGCGCAGTGTTGACCGAGCTCCAAACCGATCTCGCCGAAACGCAAAAGAAAATCACGACCGGCGAATGCGAAAAACTGTTTCGCAACTTGCCCGCCGAGTTACGTTCACTTCTCCCCGACGGCTTGCCGGAGATCATCGCCCGCGCCGAAGTCTTGCTGCAGACAGCCGGTCAGGAGACGCCGGCGTGA
- a CDS encoding HNH endonuclease: MGISRTVRDRVRAAALNRCGYCHAPQVLVLGPLEIEHLLPEVRGGGDDEDNLWLACSVCNSHKATKVSAEDPSNHCEVPLFNPRHQSWNSHFQWDVDGAHLLGVTSIGRATIVVLHLNDDQSVSLRTVWVSYGAFPPHDDARSTVIQR; encoded by the coding sequence ATGGGAATTTCGCGAACAGTTCGAGACCGAGTTCGGGCCGCTGCACTTAATCGATGTGGATATTGCCACGCGCCACAAGTTCTCGTGCTGGGGCCTCTGGAGATTGAGCATCTGCTACCCGAAGTTCGCGGCGGTGGCGACGACGAAGACAACTTGTGGTTGGCCTGCAGCGTATGCAACTCACACAAAGCCACCAAGGTCTCTGCCGAGGATCCGTCCAATCATTGCGAAGTACCGCTGTTCAACCCACGCCATCAAAGCTGGAATTCACATTTCCAATGGGATGTTGATGGAGCGCATCTCTTAGGCGTCACTTCGATTGGAAGAGCGACGATCGTTGTCTTGCACCTCAACGATGATCAATCGGTGTCGCTCAGAACAGTTTGGGTTAGCTACGGAGCATTTCCGCCGCACGATGACGCGCGATCGACCGTGATCCAAAGATAG
- the ribA gene encoding GTP cyclohydrolase II encodes MFREFSPIQAAVDAIARGEVIIVVDAEDRENEGDYICAAEKATPELVNFILSGRGQFCAPLLPETAARLDLQSIVDSNTAPLQTGFLTPIDHRSGKTGITADERARTVREMARGDSVAGEFVRPGHVHPLLAKEGGVLRRAGHTEAAVDLCRMAGLAPVGVLCEILDDTGDRASRSYLNELADKHNLKMISIEQLIAYRRVSEKLVTRLAQATIPTGEYGDFTIIAYEVRFETQQPIVLVKGKLDENDAPLVRLHSSCFTGDLLDSLRCDCGAQLHMAMKQIHEAGSGVIVYLPQEGRGIGLVEKIRAYDLQEKGLDTVEANHALGFKADMRDYGVGIQILKDLGLRKIRLLTNNPKKTDAFVYSGFDLQVVDQVPIISAANPHNAKYLATKRDKMGHNLPGE; translated from the coding sequence GTGTTTCGTGAGTTTTCGCCCATCCAAGCCGCCGTCGACGCCATTGCCCGCGGCGAGGTGATTATCGTCGTCGACGCCGAAGATCGCGAAAACGAAGGAGACTACATCTGTGCCGCCGAGAAGGCGACTCCCGAATTGGTCAATTTCATCCTCAGTGGCCGTGGCCAGTTTTGTGCCCCGCTTCTGCCGGAAACAGCCGCCCGGCTCGATCTGCAGTCGATCGTCGATTCGAACACCGCGCCGCTGCAAACCGGCTTTCTCACCCCCATCGATCACCGCAGCGGCAAGACCGGCATCACCGCGGATGAACGGGCTCGCACCGTCCGCGAGATGGCCCGTGGCGATTCCGTCGCCGGCGAATTCGTCCGCCCTGGTCACGTCCATCCGTTGCTGGCCAAAGAAGGCGGCGTGCTCCGCCGCGCCGGCCATACCGAGGCCGCCGTCGATCTCTGCCGCATGGCCGGCCTCGCGCCGGTCGGCGTGCTGTGCGAAATTCTCGACGACACCGGCGATCGCGCCTCGCGCTCGTATCTCAACGAACTCGCCGACAAGCACAACTTGAAAATGATCTCGATCGAGCAACTCATCGCGTATCGCCGCGTGAGTGAAAAGCTCGTCACCCGCCTCGCCCAAGCCACAATTCCCACCGGCGAGTACGGCGACTTCACAATCATCGCCTACGAGGTCCGTTTCGAAACGCAGCAACCGATTGTGCTGGTGAAAGGAAAGCTCGACGAAAACGATGCGCCGCTCGTGCGGTTGCATTCGTCCTGCTTCACGGGCGACCTGCTCGATTCGCTCCGCTGCGACTGCGGTGCGCAGCTGCACATGGCCATGAAGCAAATCCACGAAGCGGGCAGCGGCGTGATCGTCTACTTGCCGCAAGAAGGTCGCGGCATTGGCCTGGTCGAAAAGATCCGCGCTTACGACCTGCAGGAAAAAGGACTCGACACCGTCGAAGCCAACCACGCTCTCGGCTTCAAAGCCGATATGCGCGATTACGGCGTGGGCATCCAAATTCTGAAGGACCTGGGCCTGCGCAAGATCCGGCTGCTCACCAACAACCCGAAAAAGACCGACGCCTTCGTCTACAGCGGCTTCGATCTGCAGGTCGTCGACCAAGTGCCGATTATCTCGGCAGCCAATCCGCACAACGCGAAGTATCTCGCCACCAAGCGCGACAAGATGGGGCATAACTTGCCTGGGGAATAG
- a CDS encoding Gfo/Idh/MocA family protein, producing MSRCLLLACLPLLLLSSLAVAQEKEPAKKELKLGIIGLDTSHSMAFAKEFNNPKVAEDLAGCKIIAAYPRGSADIESSASRIPGYTTSIKEHGVEIVESLDELVKRVDCVLLETNDGRPHLEQALVCFKAGKPTFIDKPIAASLADTVAIFRAAKKFNVPVFSSSSLRFAKGAQEIRGGAIGDVQGCDAYSPCSLEKTHPDLFWYGIHGVETLFTVMGTGCESVSRVSTADYDVATGVWSGGRIGTFRGIRAKGGTGYGGTAFGSKGIREIGKFDGYRPLAVEITKFFRGGPAPVSPEETIQIYAFMEAADESKHEGGKPVTLESVLKKAESAATARLESLGVK from the coding sequence ATGTCTCGCTGCTTGTTGCTCGCTTGCCTGCCGTTGCTATTGCTGAGTTCGCTCGCCGTTGCTCAGGAAAAGGAGCCGGCCAAGAAGGAACTGAAGCTCGGCATCATCGGGCTCGACACTTCGCACTCGATGGCGTTTGCCAAGGAGTTCAACAATCCGAAAGTCGCCGAAGATCTCGCCGGCTGCAAGATCATCGCCGCTTATCCGCGCGGCAGTGCTGATATCGAATCGAGCGCGTCGCGGATTCCTGGTTACACCACGAGCATCAAAGAGCACGGCGTGGAGATCGTCGAATCGCTCGACGAACTGGTGAAGCGCGTCGATTGCGTGTTGCTCGAAACCAACGACGGCCGGCCGCATTTGGAGCAAGCACTCGTCTGTTTCAAGGCCGGCAAACCAACATTCATCGACAAACCAATCGCGGCCTCGCTGGCTGATACCGTTGCGATCTTTCGTGCGGCGAAGAAGTTCAACGTGCCGGTCTTTTCGTCGTCGTCGCTGCGGTTTGCCAAGGGCGCCCAAGAGATTCGCGGCGGCGCAATCGGCGACGTGCAAGGCTGCGATGCTTACAGCCCGTGTTCGCTCGAGAAGACGCATCCCGACCTCTTTTGGTACGGCATCCACGGCGTGGAGACGCTCTTCACCGTGATGGGCACCGGCTGTGAATCGGTCAGCCGCGTGTCGACCGCGGATTACGACGTGGCGACGGGCGTGTGGAGCGGCGGCCGCATCGGCACGTTCCGCGGCATTCGTGCGAAGGGTGGCACGGGTTACGGTGGCACGGCCTTCGGCAGCAAGGGGATTCGCGAGATCGGCAAGTTCGACGGCTATCGGCCGTTGGCAGTCGAGATCACCAAGTTCTTCCGCGGCGGCCCAGCCCCGGTTTCACCGGAAGAGACGATTCAGATCTACGCCTTCATGGAAGCAGCCGATGAAAGCAAACACGAAGGTGGCAAACCCGTGACGCTCGAATCGGTGCTGAAAAAGGCTGAATCCGCAGCGACCGCGCGGTTGGAGTCGCTGGGAGTGAAGTAG
- the ftsY gene encoding signal recognition particle-docking protein FtsY, whose protein sequence is MGLFDYFKKKPEEVVPPAPAEKPAPEQPQSFFGKLRSALKKTNDILNTDIRDLFKREGRLVDDEFLGELFAALIKTDMGVAAANKLRDRVKVDFRGRVVHMNDILTAVKQELRGLLDQPGQAQEINFAASGPTIILVVGVNGSGKTTTIAKLCQRFKDQGKKVVLGAGDTFRAAAVEQLTIWADRLGAEIVKGDPGADPASVAHRAVAKAVELNADICIVDTAGRLQTQTNLMQQLEKIHRVMSKQIPESPHEVLLVLDGTAGQNAISQAQGFSTAAKCTGIMLTKLDGTAKGGVVVAIREKFAIPVKFIGLGEKSADLAEFKAPEFVEALFEDLA, encoded by the coding sequence ATGGGACTCTTCGACTACTTTAAAAAGAAGCCGGAGGAAGTCGTTCCGCCGGCCCCGGCAGAAAAGCCCGCGCCGGAACAGCCTCAGTCGTTTTTCGGCAAGCTCCGCTCGGCGCTGAAGAAGACGAATGACATTCTCAACACCGACATTCGCGACTTGTTCAAGCGCGAAGGTCGGCTGGTCGACGACGAATTCCTCGGCGAACTCTTTGCCGCGTTGATCAAGACCGACATGGGCGTCGCCGCGGCGAACAAACTGCGCGATCGCGTGAAGGTCGACTTCCGCGGCCGTGTCGTTCATATGAACGATATTCTTACCGCGGTTAAGCAAGAACTCCGCGGCCTGCTCGATCAGCCTGGCCAAGCTCAGGAAATCAACTTTGCGGCGAGTGGGCCGACCATCATTCTCGTCGTCGGCGTGAACGGCTCGGGCAAAACCACAACCATCGCCAAGCTTTGCCAGCGATTCAAAGATCAAGGCAAAAAGGTAGTCCTCGGCGCGGGCGATACCTTCCGCGCTGCCGCTGTCGAGCAACTTACGATCTGGGCCGATCGCTTGGGCGCTGAAATCGTCAAAGGCGATCCTGGCGCCGATCCAGCGAGCGTGGCCCATCGCGCCGTGGCGAAAGCGGTCGAGCTGAACGCCGACATTTGCATCGTCGACACAGCAGGCCGGCTGCAAACGCAAACAAACCTGATGCAGCAGCTCGAAAAAATCCATCGCGTGATGAGCAAGCAGATTCCCGAGTCGCCGCACGAAGTGCTGTTGGTGCTCGACGGCACGGCGGGTCAAAACGCCATCAGCCAGGCCCAGGGATTTTCGACGGCTGCCAAGTGCACCGGCATCATGCTCACCAAGCTCGACGGCACGGCGAAAGGGGGCGTGGTGGTCGCCATTCGCGAGAAGTTCGCCATCCCGGTGAAGTTCATCGGCCTCGGTGAAAAGTCGGCTGACCTCGCCGAGTTCAAAGCGCCGGAGTTTGTAGAAGCGCTGTTTGAGGACCTGGCGTAA
- the nusB gene encoding transcription antitermination factor NusB translates to MSRRSRAREVVLQVLFEIDLNPDCHTVQADNFMRSRLTQDAEVLEFARGLLAGVRKNRSELDELLKKTADNWSLERMAVVDRNILRIGAYEMLHSDTPERVAINEAVELAKRYGAKQSSHFVNGILDRFVKERRVANKPGKPAE, encoded by the coding sequence ATGAGTCGCCGCAGTCGCGCACGAGAAGTCGTGCTGCAAGTACTCTTCGAAATCGATTTGAATCCGGATTGTCACACAGTCCAGGCCGATAACTTCATGCGCAGTCGGCTGACGCAGGATGCCGAGGTGCTGGAGTTTGCCCGCGGACTGCTGGCCGGCGTGCGAAAGAACCGGTCGGAGCTCGACGAGCTGCTGAAGAAAACGGCAGACAACTGGAGCCTCGAGCGGATGGCCGTTGTCGATCGCAACATCCTGCGGATCGGTGCGTATGAAATGCTGCACTCCGATACGCCCGAGCGTGTGGCCATCAACGAAGCGGTCGAACTGGCCAAGCGATACGGCGCGAAGCAATCGTCCCATTTCGTCAACGGCATCTTGGATCGCTTCGTCAAAGAACGGCGGGTCGCGAATAAACCTGGCAAGCCCGCGGAATAA
- a CDS encoding Gfo/Idh/MocA family protein produces MSRPLDPNSPRQHELDRRTFLQAAGAMAGAAVIANLAPEQVRAEKGPNEKLVVGVMGVNGRGAALTKGFLANGAHVAYICDVDERAAGKVVESVNNQQEIKAVAVGDFRKILDDKLVDVLVCAAPNHWHAPATILGCSAGKHVYVEKPCSHNPREGELAVEAARKNNRVVQMGNQRRTWPGIGEAIQKIKDGAIGKVHYARAWYNNKRPNIKHGKPAEVPTWLNWTLWQGPAPDKPFMDNVIHYNWHWKWHWGNGELGNNGIHALDVCRWGLEVDFPNRVTSGGGKYRHDDDQETPDTHIVTYNFPGNKSIMWEGLSWSPLGSMLNQFGCSFHGEEGSIVIIDPGYKQYDSNNKEVGASPAGSKGGEVDHIANFLDCIRTGKRSNSDIEEGHKSTLLCHLGNIAHRVNRVLTTDPKNGHIQGDEQATALWSREYRPGWEPKV; encoded by the coding sequence ATGTCGCGCCCGCTCGATCCGAATTCTCCCCGCCAGCACGAGCTCGATCGCCGCACGTTTTTGCAAGCCGCTGGCGCGATGGCGGGGGCTGCTGTCATCGCAAACCTCGCTCCTGAACAAGTTCGGGCCGAAAAAGGACCGAACGAAAAACTCGTGGTTGGCGTGATGGGTGTGAACGGCCGCGGCGCGGCGTTAACCAAGGGCTTTCTCGCCAATGGCGCGCATGTGGCCTACATCTGCGACGTCGATGAACGGGCGGCAGGCAAGGTGGTTGAAAGCGTCAACAATCAGCAGGAAATCAAAGCGGTCGCTGTCGGCGATTTCCGCAAGATTCTCGACGACAAGCTCGTCGATGTGCTCGTTTGTGCCGCGCCGAACCATTGGCACGCGCCGGCGACCATTCTCGGTTGCTCGGCTGGCAAACACGTCTACGTCGAAAAGCCTTGCTCGCACAATCCGCGCGAAGGGGAACTCGCCGTCGAAGCGGCCCGCAAGAACAACCGCGTCGTGCAGATGGGCAATCAGCGCCGCACTTGGCCCGGCATCGGCGAAGCCATTCAAAAGATCAAGGACGGTGCGATCGGCAAGGTGCATTACGCCCGCGCCTGGTACAACAACAAACGGCCGAACATCAAGCACGGCAAACCCGCCGAAGTGCCGACGTGGTTGAACTGGACGCTCTGGCAAGGGCCGGCTCCCGACAAACCGTTCATGGACAACGTGATCCATTACAACTGGCACTGGAAATGGCACTGGGGCAACGGCGAGCTCGGCAACAACGGCATCCACGCGCTCGACGTTTGCCGCTGGGGTTTGGAGGTCGACTTCCCCAACCGTGTCACTTCCGGCGGCGGCAAGTATCGCCATGACGACGACCAAGAAACGCCCGACACGCACATCGTCACCTACAACTTCCCCGGCAACAAATCGATCATGTGGGAAGGGCTCAGCTGGTCGCCTCTCGGGTCGATGTTGAATCAGTTCGGCTGCAGCTTCCACGGCGAAGAAGGCTCGATCGTGATCATCGATCCCGGCTACAAGCAATACGACAGCAACAACAAAGAAGTCGGCGCGTCCCCCGCCGGCAGTAAAGGCGGTGAGGTCGATCACATCGCGAACTTCCTCGATTGCATTCGCACCGGCAAACGCTCCAACAGCGACATCGAAGAAGGCCACAAGAGCACGCTGCTCTGCCACCTCGGCAACATCGCCCACCGTGTGAACCGCGTGCTGACGACCGATCCGAAGAACGGCCACATTCAAGGTGACGAACAAGCCACCGCGCTGTGGAGCCGCGAATATCGGCCCGGCTGGGAACCGAAGGTGTAG
- a CDS encoding outer membrane protein assembly factor BamB family protein gives MRTTAAFLLICSWAAVATAQWPQWRGPTQDGNSVGESLVDKFPEGGPPVLWIRELGQGYSSFAVVNERAYTLTQTLYEQQLICLDAATGETIWTTKIGWPYDGGGLYPGPRSTPAVVGERVFYVTPQGTAGCAQASDGEIVWQVDFQKTYAGTGTEFGYSASPLVIDELVILPVGGPSAGVIALRVADGSLAWKAGKKPASYSTAVPIEWRGEPLVAVLMQNSLCCVHRRTGELWWEVSLSAGYDEHASAPLYREPHLLIARPFKGGATCYELVADEKTGRCKPVEKWDSPQLSNDVASSVLVGETIFGFDLREAQSRLNRPSRGTFRALDWQTGETLWSANEPGQTQLIAAGDKLVGFNDRGEVLLFRASRDNYAELGKAAVFPGEVCWTSPALANGKLLLRTQSRAACIYLGRSPLTKAKAAIGVSDIPKHTRFDPTVLIGAERDYPATKPDADDYWRWGLFGVVAIVAIGGLTMFGEWLLPSRQHSGTWLIFFWSALFVIGATGSRVIHLWRDDYWFTWPLALWAVYQLTIGFSLAGGRAKFQSRERFTSYAVGLMFLALCALYFHLLRWLGLALEWCFLTGFVLTFPLAATCEIIASRAGGYAWARRLAAYLVSFAAYYWASVTFLDWWLS, from the coding sequence TTGCGCACTACCGCCGCCTTTCTGTTGATCTGCTCGTGGGCGGCGGTTGCCACGGCACAGTGGCCCCAATGGCGCGGACCGACGCAGGATGGCAACAGCGTTGGCGAATCGCTCGTCGATAAGTTCCCCGAGGGTGGTCCGCCGGTGCTGTGGATCCGCGAGCTAGGCCAAGGCTATTCCAGTTTCGCGGTGGTGAACGAGCGGGCTTATACGCTGACGCAAACGCTCTACGAACAGCAACTGATCTGCCTCGATGCAGCCACCGGCGAAACAATCTGGACGACCAAGATCGGTTGGCCCTACGACGGCGGCGGTCTTTATCCAGGACCACGCTCGACTCCCGCGGTAGTTGGCGAGCGAGTCTTTTATGTCACGCCGCAAGGAACCGCCGGTTGTGCGCAAGCCAGTGACGGCGAGATCGTCTGGCAGGTCGACTTTCAAAAGACCTATGCAGGGACAGGGACCGAGTTTGGTTACTCTGCATCGCCGCTGGTGATCGATGAGCTCGTGATCTTGCCGGTCGGAGGGCCGAGCGCGGGCGTGATCGCGCTACGCGTCGCCGATGGTAGTCTGGCTTGGAAAGCCGGCAAGAAACCGGCGAGCTATTCGACCGCGGTGCCGATCGAATGGCGTGGCGAACCGCTGGTGGCCGTGCTCATGCAGAACTCGCTCTGCTGCGTGCACCGCCGGACCGGCGAACTCTGGTGGGAAGTCTCGCTGTCGGCCGGTTACGACGAACATGCCTCGGCGCCGCTGTACCGCGAGCCTCACCTGCTCATCGCTCGGCCGTTCAAAGGAGGCGCGACCTGTTATGAATTGGTCGCGGACGAAAAGACGGGCCGCTGCAAACCCGTGGAGAAGTGGGACAGCCCGCAACTGTCGAACGATGTCGCCTCGAGCGTGCTCGTCGGCGAAACCATCTTCGGCTTTGATCTGCGCGAAGCGCAGTCGCGGCTGAATCGTCCTTCGCGGGGCACCTTTCGCGCGCTCGATTGGCAGACCGGCGAAACACTCTGGTCTGCGAATGAACCGGGGCAAACGCAACTCATCGCCGCGGGCGACAAACTCGTCGGCTTCAATGATCGAGGCGAAGTGCTGTTGTTTCGTGCATCGCGCGATAACTACGCCGAGCTCGGTAAGGCCGCGGTCTTTCCTGGCGAAGTTTGTTGGACTTCGCCGGCGCTCGCAAATGGCAAGCTGTTGCTGCGAACGCAATCGCGCGCGGCTTGCATCTATCTGGGGCGTTCACCATTAACGAAAGCGAAGGCGGCGATCGGGGTGAGTGATATCCCCAAGCATACGCGTTTCGATCCGACGGTCCTGATCGGCGCCGAGCGGGATTATCCAGCCACGAAGCCCGATGCAGACGACTATTGGCGGTGGGGACTGTTTGGCGTGGTCGCGATCGTCGCCATCGGTGGTCTCACGATGTTCGGAGAATGGTTACTGCCGTCTCGGCAGCACAGCGGGACTTGGCTGATCTTCTTTTGGTCCGCGCTGTTCGTCATCGGTGCCACCGGCAGCCGCGTGATCCATCTGTGGCGCGATGACTATTGGTTTACCTGGCCACTCGCTTTGTGGGCCGTCTATCAGTTGACCATCGGCTTCAGTCTCGCTGGCGGGCGTGCGAAATTTCAAAGTCGCGAGCGGTTCACTTCGTACGCGGTCGGCCTGATGTTTCTGGCCTTGTGCGCGCTCTATTTTCACTTGCTGCGCTGGCTTGGCCTGGCGCTCGAGTGGTGTTTCCTTACCGGCTTTGTGCTGACCTTTCCGCTGGCGGCGACCTGCGAGATCATCGCCAGCCGCGCGGGTGGTTACGCGTGGGCCCGTCGCCTCGCCGCGTACCTCGTTTCGTTCGCTGCTTACTATTGGGCCAGCGTTACCTTTCTCGATTGGTGGCTGTCGTGA
- a CDS encoding NADPH-dependent assimilatory sulfite reductase hemoprotein subunit, with the protein MTDQLPNYPTLNPQAKLSKVEGVKDHSKFLAGPLATELADENPNFGHDSEVLLKFHGTYQQDDRDERGQVGEDGKKKKAYSFMVRTKIPGGKLTSAQLLAELDLCDELANTTLRITTRQGLQLHGVLKSNLKKSIARINEIQLSTLGACGDVNRNVMCCPAPIASNIYRETQALADKIADHFAPKTCAYHSVWLTDSSTGEKELVGGMDEKAGDGFDVEPIYGKHYMPRKFKMAIGFDFDNCVDLYANDLGLITITEGDKILGYNVIVGGGMGTSPSVKKTFPAVAKRLCYATPENVMQVIEAVFKVQRDYGNRDDRKQARLKYVIANWGIEKFKAKVEEYFGGSLPDPLPNDVYGFDDHMGWFEQGDGKWFYGLNVENGRIKDTADFQLKTALREVCRTLNPGIRLTAHQSILFTDIAPENKDKLEAILKKHSVKLSEEISEVRRWSMACVAWPTCGLSITESERALPGMIDQMEVELARLGLSSEKFTVRMTGCPNGCARPYNCDVGLVGRARNQYSVFVGGRLLGDRLNFMYKDYVPSEEVVSTLVPLFVYFKTERQPNETFGDFCHRKGQEDLAAWVGNFATVK; encoded by the coding sequence ATGACCGATCAACTTCCCAACTATCCGACCCTCAATCCGCAAGCCAAGCTCAGCAAGGTCGAAGGGGTCAAGGATCACAGCAAGTTTCTGGCGGGACCGCTCGCGACCGAACTCGCCGATGAGAACCCCAACTTCGGTCACGACAGCGAAGTGCTGCTGAAGTTCCACGGCACTTATCAGCAAGACGACCGCGACGAGCGCGGCCAGGTGGGCGAAGACGGCAAGAAAAAGAAGGCCTACAGCTTCATGGTCCGGACCAAGATTCCGGGCGGCAAGCTGACGAGCGCACAACTGCTCGCCGAACTCGACCTGTGCGATGAACTGGCCAACACCACGCTGCGGATCACGACCCGCCAAGGCTTGCAGTTGCATGGCGTGCTGAAGAGCAACCTCAAGAAGTCGATCGCGCGGATCAACGAAATCCAATTGTCGACGCTCGGCGCTTGCGGCGATGTGAATCGCAATGTGATGTGCTGCCCAGCGCCGATCGCCAGCAATATCTATCGCGAGACGCAGGCGCTGGCCGATAAGATTGCCGATCACTTTGCCCCGAAGACTTGCGCTTATCACAGCGTGTGGTTGACCGATTCATCGACTGGCGAAAAGGAACTCGTCGGCGGCATGGACGAAAAGGCCGGCGATGGCTTTGATGTCGAGCCGATCTACGGCAAGCATTACATGCCGCGCAAATTCAAGATGGCGATCGGCTTTGATTTCGACAACTGCGTCGATCTGTATGCCAACGACTTGGGCCTGATCACGATCACCGAGGGCGACAAGATCCTCGGTTACAACGTGATCGTCGGCGGTGGCATGGGAACTTCACCCTCGGTGAAGAAGACATTCCCAGCCGTGGCCAAGCGGTTGTGCTATGCAACGCCCGAAAACGTGATGCAAGTCATCGAAGCCGTCTTCAAGGTGCAACGCGACTACGGCAACCGCGATGATCGCAAGCAAGCTCGCTTGAAGTATGTCATCGCCAACTGGGGCATCGAAAAGTTCAAAGCCAAGGTCGAAGAGTACTTTGGCGGATCGCTGCCTGATCCGCTGCCAAACGATGTGTACGGCTTCGACGATCACATGGGATGGTTCGAGCAAGGCGATGGCAAGTGGTTCTATGGTCTGAACGTCGAGAACGGCCGGATCAAGGACACGGCCGATTTTCAGCTGAAGACCGCGCTGCGGGAAGTTTGCCGCACGCTGAATCCGGGCATTCGCTTGACTGCCCATCAGAGCATTCTCTTCACCGACATCGCGCCGGAAAACAAAGACAAGCTCGAAGCGATTTTGAAGAAGCACAGCGTCAAGCTGAGCGAAGAGATCAGCGAAGTTCGCCGCTGGAGCATGGCCTGCGTGGCCTGGCCGACGTGCGGTTTGTCGATCACCGAAAGCGAACGAGCGTTGCCCGGCATGATCGATCAAATGGAAGTGGAACTCGCTCGCCTCGGCCTGTCGAGCGAGAAGTTCACCGTCCGCATGACGGGCTGCCCGAACGGGTGCGCTCGGCCTTACAACTGCGACGTTGGTCTCGTGGGTCGGGCCCGCAATCAGTACAGCGTGTTCGTCGGCGGCCGCTTGCTCGGCGATCGCTTGAACTTCATGTACAAGGATTACGTGCCGTCCGAAGAAGTGGTCAGCACGCTCGTGCCGCTGTTCGTATATTTCAAAACCGAACGCCAGCCGAACGAAACCTTCGGCGACTTCTGCCATCGCAAAGGTCAAGAAGATCTCGCCGCTTGGGTGGGCAACTTTGCGACCGTGAAGTAG